A window of Pseudomonas monteilii contains these coding sequences:
- a CDS encoding MFS transporter has product MRINPPLLALATGAFGIGVTEFAPMGMLPGIAADLGVSIPAAGLLISAYALGVLIGAPLMTLTTGRIPRRYLLIGLMAIFTLGNVMSALATDYTSLLIARVVTSLNHGAFFGVGALVAASVVAPDKRAGAVAAMFMGLTLATIGGVPLATWFGELLGWRQAFWGISGLGVLTMAALWFALPNVALPPSDGVLAELRVLGRGPVLAALALTVVGSGAMFTVFTYIAPILTRETQASTLFVTAMLVLFGIGLTLGNLWGGKAADRSIDRTLIASLSVLIVVLLAFTVLMRWPLPAAVAILVWGIASFALVPPLQMRVMEAAKDAPNLASAVNIGAFNLGNAVGAALGGAVIKAGWGYPAISLAGAGVAALGLAMVLAFAWHGKTRSRPAPDVQPGITPG; this is encoded by the coding sequence ATGCGTATCAACCCCCCTCTTCTGGCCTTGGCCACCGGTGCCTTCGGCATCGGCGTCACCGAGTTCGCGCCCATGGGCATGTTGCCCGGCATCGCCGCGGACCTGGGCGTCTCCATCCCGGCGGCCGGTCTGCTGATCAGCGCTTACGCGCTCGGCGTGCTGATCGGCGCCCCCCTGATGACCCTGACCACGGGGCGCATTCCCCGTCGCTACCTGCTGATCGGCCTGATGGCCATCTTCACCTTGGGCAACGTGATGTCGGCCCTGGCGACCGACTACACCAGCCTGCTGATCGCCCGCGTGGTGACCTCGCTCAACCACGGCGCCTTCTTCGGCGTCGGTGCCCTGGTGGCCGCGAGCGTGGTGGCGCCCGACAAACGCGCCGGGGCGGTGGCCGCCATGTTCATGGGGCTGACCCTGGCGACCATCGGCGGTGTGCCGTTGGCCACCTGGTTCGGTGAACTGCTCGGCTGGCGTCAGGCGTTCTGGGGCATCTCCGGGCTGGGCGTGCTGACCATGGCGGCGCTCTGGTTCGCCCTGCCCAACGTGGCCCTGCCCCCGAGCGACGGTGTGCTGGCTGAACTGCGCGTGCTGGGCCGGGGCCCGGTGCTGGCGGCGCTGGCGCTGACCGTGGTCGGCTCGGGCGCCATGTTCACCGTGTTCACCTACATCGCGCCGATCCTGACCCGTGAAACCCAGGCCTCGACCTTGTTCGTCACCGCCATGCTGGTGCTGTTCGGCATCGGCCTGACCCTGGGCAACCTGTGGGGCGGCAAGGCGGCGGACCGCTCCATCGACCGTACGTTGATCGCCTCGTTGAGCGTGCTGATCGTGGTGCTGCTGGCCTTCACCGTGCTGATGCGCTGGCCGCTGCCGGCCGCTGTGGCCATCCTGGTCTGGGGCATCGCCAGCTTCGCGCTGGTCCCGCCGTTGCAGATGCGCGTGATGGAAGCGGCCAAGGACGCTCCCAACCTGGCTTCGGCGGTCAACATCGGTGCCTTCAACCTGGGCAATGCGGTGGGCGCTGCCCTGGGCGGCGCGGTGATCAAGGCAGGCTGGGGCTACCCGGCCATCTCCCTCGCCGGCGCTGGCGTGGCAGCCCTGGGCCTGGCGATGGTGCTGGCCTTCGCCTGGCACGGCAAGACCCGGTCGCGACCGGCACCTGACGTTCAGCCTGGCATCACGCCAGGTTGA
- a CDS encoding LysR family transcriptional regulator, which translates to MDLGGRSGEMVVFDRVVQEGSLSAAARALHVTPSAISRSIARTEQRLGTRLLLRTTRAIALTAEGEAYLRAARRILADLAEVEEAIADQGVPQGRLRVSAALGHGRKTIVPLVAAFSARYPNIVVDLALGDEVVDILAGQADVAIRFGQLADSPLTARYLGVTGQVVVASPAYLALHGTPQVPEDLLQHNCLRFNFRRAEPDWPFVRDGQAYALKISGNIQCNSGEALAQLAREGAGIARIGAFSVADDLRSGVLVPLLEAWNPGDQEPIHAVFVGGAAMPARVRVFVDFLMAHHRW; encoded by the coding sequence ATGGATCTGGGTGGACGGTCAGGTGAGATGGTCGTGTTCGACCGCGTGGTACAGGAAGGCAGCCTGTCGGCGGCCGCGCGGGCGCTGCACGTGACGCCCTCGGCCATCAGTCGCTCCATCGCGCGCACCGAGCAGCGCCTGGGGACACGCCTGCTGTTGCGCACCACCCGGGCCATCGCCCTGACCGCCGAGGGCGAGGCCTACCTACGCGCTGCGCGGCGCATCCTGGCGGACCTGGCCGAAGTGGAAGAGGCCATCGCCGACCAGGGCGTACCGCAAGGGCGATTGAGGGTCAGCGCCGCCCTCGGCCACGGCCGCAAGACCATCGTGCCGCTGGTGGCGGCGTTCAGTGCGCGTTACCCGAACATCGTGGTGGACCTGGCCCTGGGCGACGAGGTGGTCGACATCCTGGCCGGGCAGGCTGACGTGGCGATCCGCTTCGGTCAGTTGGCCGACAGCCCGCTCACCGCGCGCTACCTTGGCGTCACCGGCCAGGTGGTGGTGGCTTCGCCTGCCTACCTAGCACTTCACGGCACCCCGCAGGTGCCAGAGGATCTGCTGCAGCACAATTGCCTGCGCTTCAATTTCCGCCGCGCTGAGCCGGACTGGCCCTTCGTGCGCGACGGTCAGGCGTATGCGTTGAAGATCTCGGGCAACATCCAGTGCAACAGCGGGGAAGCCCTGGCCCAACTGGCCCGGGAAGGCGCCGGCATCGCCCGCATCGGCGCCTTCAGCGTGGCCGACGACCTGCGCAGCGGTGTGCTCGTGCCGCTGCTGGAGGCCTGGAACCCCGGTGATCAGGAGCCTATCCATGCGGTGTTCGTCGGCGGCGCGGCGATGCCGGCACGGGTGCGGGTGTTCGTGGATTTTCTGATGGCGCATCATCGGTGGTGA
- a CDS encoding serine hydrolase, translated as MLSALVCNGRLLPSDTPDAVVPWWSFTKTVLAATALSLVRDGLTTLDAPVAGWPFTLRQLLRHEAGLADYGELAAYHTAVAQGESAWPVADMLQRLEGTRLRYAPGMQWRYSNVGYWKVGQVIEQLTGLALEDAVGERVLRPLGVSGVRFARTRDDLHPHCLGLRASYDPAWVYHGLLIGPLSQAVLLLDRLLAGDLLPARLREALQDARHLGGPLPGRPWVTPGYGLGVMQGVIADGRLLCGHTGCGPDSVIAVYRVSEGTASACCAVFGVEVTEGAVEAEVVERLTVQLRRP; from the coding sequence ATGCTCAGCGCGCTCGTGTGCAACGGACGACTGCTGCCGTCCGACACCCCGGACGCCGTCGTGCCGTGGTGGAGCTTCACCAAGACCGTACTCGCTGCGACTGCGCTGTCCCTGGTGCGTGATGGGCTGACGACGCTGGACGCGCCGGTGGCAGGATGGCCGTTCACGTTGCGCCAACTGCTGCGGCATGAGGCGGGGCTGGCCGATTACGGTGAACTGGCCGCGTATCACACGGCGGTCGCCCAGGGCGAATCCGCCTGGCCCGTCGCCGACATGCTGCAGCGACTGGAGGGCACGCGCCTCAGGTACGCCCCCGGTATGCAATGGCGGTACTCGAACGTCGGGTACTGGAAGGTTGGCCAGGTCATCGAACAGCTGACCGGCCTGGCCCTCGAGGACGCAGTAGGCGAGCGCGTCCTACGCCCCCTGGGTGTGTCAGGCGTACGCTTTGCCAGGACGCGCGACGACCTGCACCCACATTGCCTGGGCCTGCGTGCGTCGTACGATCCTGCCTGGGTCTATCACGGTCTGCTGATTGGGCCACTGTCGCAGGCCGTGCTTCTGCTGGACCGTCTGCTTGCCGGCGATCTGCTACCGGCGCGTTTGCGTGAGGCGCTGCAAGACGCGCGGCACCTGGGCGGCCCCTTGCCGGGGCGGCCCTGGGTCACGCCGGGGTATGGGCTTGGCGTGATGCAGGGCGTGATCGCCGATGGTCGCTTGCTCTGTGGGCATACGGGGTGCGGGCCGGACAGTGTCATCGCCGTCTACCGCGTCAGTGAGGGGACGGCTTCAGCGTGTTGTGCCGTGTTTGGGGTGGAGGTGACTGAAGGCGCTGTGGAAGCCGAGGTGGTCGAACGCCTGACGGTGCAGCTACGTCGGCCTTAG
- a CDS encoding calcium-binding protein: MVHSSYSDSWSDGSSSETWFIAPTNASGNYNVTRVKVEDLQGNVRTYESNELAKLGINTSVNFVNSTPDTTPPQLKSLNIPKVVDLSAGKAALTLSGSATDDLAGVKQIVTYFDRDITYSFTPTDVSTSKYNFLVHSGYSDSWSDGRSTDTWFIAPTNASGTYDVTSVKVEDLQGNIRTYSPSELTKLGVNTSIHFVNSAPDVTPPQLKSLDIPTFVDLSSGKAALTVSGAASDNLAGVKQLVIYFDKDLTYSFLADERSTSKYNFLVHSGYSDSWSDGVSSDTWFIASTNLPGTYTITSVKVEDLQGNIRTYSPSELTALGINTSILMSAGKKVLTAGNDTFTGTGADDWVEGGAGNDVLKGMGGQDRLDGGDGNDLLDGGAGADTMIGGMGNDTYYVDSVDDVVLETSANGGIDTVISSVTRTLGDYQENLTLSGKAHINGTGNALANTLTGNDGNNVLNGGAGADTMIGGLGNDTYYVDSANDKVIETSAKGGLDTVVSGVSWTLGDYQENLILSGKAHLNGTGNALANTLTGNDGNNVLNGGAGADTMIGGLGNDTYYVDSANDKVIETSANGGIDTVIASVTRTLGEYQENLTLSGNAHINGTGNALANTLTGNAGNNVLNGGAGADTMIGGLGNDTYYVDSANDKVIETSANGGIDTVIASVTRTLGDYQENLTLSGTSAINGTGNALANTLTGNAANNVLTGGAGNDILIGGAGNDRLIGGLGKDTLTGGTGKDAFVFTSLNDMGLTRATWDVITDFKRGEDKIDLGALDANTATAANEAFHTFIKGTAAFTTAGQLKFQDGVLYGNTDADSTPEFAIQMVGITSLTASDFVL, translated from the coding sequence TTGGTCCACAGCAGCTATAGCGATTCTTGGTCTGACGGTTCGTCATCGGAAACATGGTTTATCGCTCCCACCAATGCGTCCGGCAACTACAACGTCACCCGTGTCAAGGTCGAAGACCTTCAAGGGAACGTTCGAACCTATGAATCCAATGAGCTTGCAAAGCTGGGCATAAACACCAGCGTCAATTTCGTCAATTCAACACCTGACACAACGCCTCCACAGTTGAAGTCCCTCAACATCCCAAAGGTTGTAGACCTGTCCGCAGGAAAGGCTGCCTTGACCCTCTCTGGCTCAGCCACAGACGATTTGGCAGGCGTGAAGCAAATCGTCACGTACTTTGACAGAGACATTACTTACTCTTTCACGCCTACGGACGTCTCCACGAGTAAGTACAATTTCTTGGTGCACAGCGGATATAGCGACTCCTGGTCGGATGGCAGGTCGACCGACACGTGGTTCATCGCTCCCACCAATGCGTCTGGCACCTATGATGTCACCAGCGTTAAAGTTGAAGATCTGCAAGGCAATATCCGTACGTACAGCCCAAGCGAACTTACCAAGCTGGGTGTCAACACTAGCATCCATTTCGTCAATTCAGCCCCTGATGTTACGCCGCCCCAACTGAAGTCATTGGACATACCTACCTTTGTTGATCTGTCTTCAGGAAAGGCCGCGCTCACTGTATCCGGCGCGGCATCGGATAATCTGGCAGGCGTGAAGCAACTTGTTATCTATTTTGACAAGGATTTGACTTACTCATTCCTAGCCGATGAGCGCTCAACGAGCAAATACAACTTCCTGGTCCACAGTGGATATAGCGACTCTTGGTCAGACGGCGTATCCTCCGATACATGGTTCATCGCCTCCACTAACCTTCCTGGCACCTACACTATTACCAGCGTCAAGGTTGAGGATCTTCAAGGCAACATCCGCACCTACTCCCCGAGCGAACTGACCGCCCTGGGCATCAACACCAGCATCCTGATGAGCGCTGGCAAGAAGGTGCTGACCGCGGGCAACGACACCTTCACCGGCACCGGCGCCGACGACTGGGTCGAAGGTGGCGCGGGTAATGACGTGCTCAAGGGCATGGGAGGTCAGGACCGGCTGGACGGCGGCGATGGCAACGACCTCCTCGACGGCGGTGCGGGTGCCGACACGATGATCGGCGGGATGGGCAATGACACCTACTACGTCGACTCGGTCGACGACGTCGTGCTGGAAACCTCGGCCAATGGCGGGATCGACACGGTCATCTCCAGCGTCACCCGCACGCTGGGCGACTACCAGGAGAACCTGACCCTGTCCGGCAAGGCTCACATCAACGGCACCGGCAATGCCCTGGCCAACACGTTGACCGGCAACGACGGCAACAACGTGCTCAATGGCGGCGCGGGTGCCGACACGATGATCGGCGGCCTGGGCAACGACACCTACTACGTCGACTCGGCCAACGACAAAGTCATCGAGACCTCGGCCAAGGGCGGCCTAGATACGGTCGTCTCCGGCGTCAGCTGGACCCTGGGCGACTATCAGGAGAACCTGATCCTGTCCGGCAAGGCCCACCTCAACGGCACCGGCAACGCCCTGGCCAACACACTGACCGGCAACGATGGCAACAACGTGCTCAATGGCGGCGCAGGTGCCGACACGATGATCGGTGGCCTGGGCAACGACACCTACTACGTCGACTCGGCCAACGACAAGGTCATCGAGACCTCGGCCAACGGCGGGATCGATACGGTCATCGCCAGCGTGACCCGTACCCTGGGCGAGTACCAAGAGAACCTGACCCTGTCCGGCAATGCCCACATCAATGGCACCGGCAACGCCCTGGCCAACACGCTGACCGGCAACGCCGGCAACAACGTGCTCAATGGCGGCGCGGGTGCCGACACGATGATCGGCGGCCTGGGCAACGATACCTACTACGTCGACTCGGCCAACGACAAGGTCATCGAGACCTCGGCCAACGGCGGTATCGACACGGTCATCGCCAGCGTGACCCGCACCCTGGGCGATTATCAGGAAAACCTGACACTGTCGGGCACGTCCGCAATCAACGGGACGGGCAACGCCCTGGCCAACACGCTGACGGGCAACGCGGCGAACAACGTCCTCACCGGCGGCGCCGGCAACGACATCCTGATCGGAGGTGCTGGCAACGACCGGCTGATCGGTGGGCTGGGCAAGGACACCCTGACCGGTGGTACCGGCAAGGACGCCTTCGTGTTCACCTCGCTGAACGACATGGGACTGACGCGCGCCACGTGGGATGTCATCACCGACTTCAAGCGCGGCGAGGACAAGATCGACCTGGGGGCGCTGGACGCCAACACCGCGACGGCGGCCAACGAGGCGTTCCATACCTTCATCAAGGGCACGGCGGCGTTCACCACCGCAGGGCAACTGAAGTTCCAGGACGGCGTGCTGTACGGCAACACCGATGCGGACAGCACACCGGAGTTCGCCATCCAGATGGTGGGCATCACCAGCCTGACGGCATCGGACTTCGTGCTCTAG